One genomic window of Pecten maximus chromosome 3, xPecMax1.1, whole genome shotgun sequence includes the following:
- the LOC117322819 gene encoding uncharacterized protein LOC117322819, whose amino-acid sequence MDLPVIKKMYSHKTNKLVCPPQGSRLIEIRDRKPTRHNIIDEIVSSYNSYLHREMELYIGCEDGLYNICNPNSRCSVKGVQWRCLAKRDDSMFEQLLRETYKQESLSDLGIGKEKSLPGDIQQYIYKQMRPETSSATTQSRQSTAEFETQTYWTGMNQKDIASQAVRDTMDNSVQAVQDTHNSGIQAVQETMESGIQAVQETLESGIQTVWETLNRSVQAKPGVADFGSQAQMCNNFTSQQNSAHGDCNRMKIYFNKSDLLVVEINGKTMTMSAMESSVILVMVKNLVKTQMSGDSKDSAVGAREFSDIQPCPDSGDSQMLQGATAAIVDTRYDSLEKAMKKSQDDKQKFHKNIPYEGHLDKYLSKTSPFSEYGYVAARDTSATLDNIKIPVVDSYDITYEKTENNSVVLGRGGFGCVYFAKHCQYTMDMCIKEYEDDSTTLYDIHHEAQTLIYLQSTNFVPQCFGIMVSPFIPTDISLVQECFAKGYTLKKLLKDRPNTFVDRKWIAIVYQLFWGLQMIHEKQVLLNDIKTDNILVNWKSDDMTNIVRFIDMGLATFRKGHRFSENPSYMMEYCETYAPEVRQGQFSTPASDLYAVGYMVNEISETIGIAELDYIAEMCTEDDPHIRPSCHCVLEKLEDILENT is encoded by the exons ATGGATTTGCCGGTAATCAAGAAGATGTACAGTCATAAAACTAACAAATTAGTATGCCCTCCACAAGGATCTAGATTGATAGAAATTAGGGATAGGAAG CCAACCAGACACAATATCATCGATGAAATTGTCAGCTCCTATAACAGTTATCTCCATAGAGAGATGGAGTTGTACATTGGCTGTGAGGATGGACTGTACAACATCTGTAATCCCAATAGCAGGTGCAGCGTAAAAGGTGTCCAGTGGAGATGCCTAGCTAAACGTGACGACAGTATGTTTGAACAACTTTTACGAGAGACCTACAAGCAAGAATCTCTCTCAGACCTGGGTATTGGAAAGGAAAAGTCTTTGCCTGGTGATATtcaacaatacatatataaacaa ATGAGACCAGAGACCTCTTCAGCTACTACACAATCTAGGCAATCCACTGCAGAGTTTGAAACACAAACATACTGGACTGGAATGAACCAAAAGGACATAGCATCGCAGGCGGTACGGGACACAATGGACAACAGTGTTCAGGCAGTACAGGACACCCACAACAGTGGCATTCAGGCAGTTCAGGAAACCATGGAGAGTGGCATTCAGGCAGTTCAGGAAACCTTGGAGAGTGGCATTCAGACAGTATGGGAGACATTGAACAGAAGTGTTCAGGCCAAACCAGGTGTGGCAGATTTTGGATCACAAGCGCAAATGTGCAACAACTTCACTAGCCAACAAAACTCAGCTCATGGTGACTGTAACAGAATGAAG atttatttcaataaatcaGACCTTTTAGTAGTGGAAATCAATGGAAAAACAATGACAATGAGTGCAATGGAATCCAGTGTCATATTAGTAATGGTGAAGAATTTAGTGAAAACACAGATGAG TGGTGATTCAAAAGACAGCGCTGTAGGAGCTAGAGAATTTTCAGACATCCAGCCTTGCCCTGATAGTGGGGACAGCCAAATGCTACAGGGAGCTACAGCAGCCATTGTAGATACCCGCTATGATAGTTTAGAGAAAGCAATGAAGAAATCGCAAGATGATAAACAAAA GTTCCACAAGAACATTCCATATGAAGGTCACCTAGATAAGTATTTGTCCAAAACATCGCCTTTTAGTGAATATGGATATGTGGCTGCAAGGGACACATCTGCCACCCTAGACAACATCAAGATTCCTGTTGTAGACAGTTATGATATCACCTAtgaaaaaactgaaaacaacaGTGTAGTTCTTGGGAGAGGCGGATTTGGATGCGTGTACTTCGCTAAACATTGCCAGTACACAATGGACATGTGCATCAAAGAATACGAAGATGACAGCACCACTTTGTATGATATCCACCATGAGGCTCAGACGCTGATATATTTGCAGTCGACAAACTTTGTACCTCAATGTTTTGGAATCATGGTGTCTCCTTTCATACCTACAGATATCTCCCTTGTGCAGGAATGTTTTGCTAAAGGCTACACACTGAAAAAGCTGCTGAAGGACCGCCCCAACACATTTGTTGATAGAAAATGGATTGCTATTGTTTATCAGTTGTTTTGGGGATTGCAGATGATCCACGAAAAACAAGTGCTATTGAATGACATTAAAACGGACAATATCTTGGTCAACTGGAAATCTGATGACATGACAAACATTGTCAG ATTTATTGATATGGGCCTTGCCACATTTAGAAAAGGACATCGGTTCTCAGAAAACCCATCCTACATGATGGAGTACTGTGAAACCTACGCCCCAGAAGTAAGACAAGGCCAGTTTTCTACGCCAGCCTCGGATCTCTATGCAGTGGGGTATATGGTCAACGAGATCTCTGAAACCATCGGCATCGCAGAGTTAGATTACATTGCTGAAATGTGTACAGAGGATGATCCACACATCAGACCGAGTTGTCATTGTGTCCTTGAAAAACTAGAGGACATCTTGGAGAACACATGA